In uncultured Desulfobacter sp., one DNA window encodes the following:
- the tig gene encoding trigger factor — MQVKIEDQSSIKKVLSFEIPKETISKELNKAYADLKKKADIKGFRKGKVPRKVLENRFAADVHAEVAPRLIQEAFVEAVENHKLDIVGGPQLDPPELKPDADYSFEITVEVKPELDDIDFQGLEIKKTLYEVSEAEIESQIYMLQKTMATKQKVEEDRPVKEGDFVLIDYEGFLNGEAFEHTPKVENYVTALNMEPLPKEFSEKLIGVIPVQDLDIEVVYAEDFHDENLKGKTIQYKVTLKEIQEEVLPEANDDLVKDLDQYETLEDVKTAIRDNLEKGIIQRVKHEMSEQVFTQILEKIDFQVPDALIEGELDGIISETEQAYAQNNTSLEDVGLTREIMQEKYRDVAEKQARRHLILGKIIDQEKMDLSDEELDAGFEEMAQAMSATKDAIKNFFNMDPRQLEYYKHTQLEKKAVDLIIEKSNVVEVTPDESQAADEQTEEEGTQA; from the coding sequence ATGCAGGTAAAAATCGAAGATCAGAGCAGTATTAAAAAAGTGCTTTCTTTTGAAATTCCTAAGGAAACAATTTCCAAAGAGCTGAATAAAGCCTATGCCGATTTGAAAAAGAAGGCAGATATCAAAGGTTTTCGAAAAGGAAAAGTTCCCAGAAAAGTGCTTGAAAACCGGTTTGCCGCAGACGTTCATGCCGAGGTTGCCCCGCGCCTGATCCAGGAGGCTTTTGTTGAAGCAGTTGAAAATCATAAGTTAGATATTGTTGGCGGGCCCCAACTTGACCCTCCGGAGCTCAAGCCGGATGCTGATTATTCGTTTGAGATCACTGTGGAAGTTAAACCCGAACTGGATGATATCGATTTCCAAGGCCTTGAAATTAAAAAGACGCTTTATGAAGTAAGCGAGGCTGAGATTGAAAGCCAGATATATATGCTGCAAAAGACCATGGCCACAAAGCAGAAGGTCGAAGAAGATCGTCCGGTAAAAGAAGGCGACTTTGTTCTGATTGATTATGAGGGTTTTTTAAATGGCGAAGCCTTTGAGCATACCCCCAAAGTTGAAAATTATGTTACAGCCCTCAATATGGAGCCGTTGCCTAAAGAATTTTCCGAAAAACTTATCGGGGTAATTCCTGTTCAGGACCTGGATATTGAAGTGGTTTACGCAGAGGATTTTCATGATGAAAATCTGAAAGGAAAGACCATTCAGTATAAGGTAACGCTGAAGGAAATCCAGGAAGAGGTGCTGCCCGAAGCCAATGATGATCTGGTAAAAGACCTTGATCAATACGAGACCCTTGAAGACGTAAAAACGGCCATCCGAGACAACCTTGAAAAAGGAATTATCCAGCGGGTCAAGCATGAAATGAGTGAGCAGGTTTTTACCCAGATACTCGAAAAAATAGATTTTCAAGTCCCTGACGCCCTGATTGAAGGTGAGCTGGACGGCATTATTTCAGAAACGGAACAGGCCTATGCCCAGAATAATACATCCCTTGAAGACGTCGGCTTAACCCGTGAAATCATGCAGGAAAAATACAGAGATGTGGCTGAAAAACAGGCGCGGCGGCATCTGATCCTGGGTAAAATAATTGACCAGGAAAAGATGGATCTCAGTGACGAAGAACTTGACGCCGGCTTTGAAGAGATGGCCCAGGCAATGAGTGCGACAAAGGACGCCATCAAGAATTTTTTCAACATGGACCCGCGTCAGCTTGAATATTATAAACACACCCAGCTTGAAAAAAAGGCCGTTGATCTTATAATAGAAAAGAGTAACGTAGTTGAAGTGACGCCGGATGAATCCCAAGCAGCTGATGAGCAAACTGAAGAAGAAGGTACACAAGCTTAA
- a CDS encoding site-specific integrase, whose translation MSFGRFLGGDDFPISKITPEVIAKYLGTRPSNNNYNVHRKELSSLFSYAENVLESIDRNPVKKIEKLPHTVARKRVPQEQDIIKLLLAADPETDEKNLLIVLLHTLARIDEVLRLTWEDINFEKRLLTKWTKKTHGGSYKAVTVTINDELYFTLWKMWQDRKQDTWVFFNEKTNDRFNHRPKFMKGLCKRAGINPYFGFHTLRHLMASLLADNPKISTKTIQNILGHSEARTTEIYLHKLDGAIEDAMDSISGRFESKNEKPQPEATTKNTKSSQ comes from the coding sequence GTGTCCTTCGGTCGTTTCCTTGGTGGTGATGATTTTCCCATTTCAAAAATCACTCCAGAAGTCATAGCGAAATACTTAGGTACCCGTCCAAGTAATAATAATTACAATGTTCACCGTAAAGAATTGTCATCATTATTCAGCTATGCAGAAAATGTACTTGAATCCATTGATCGAAATCCGGTCAAAAAGATTGAAAAACTTCCCCATACGGTAGCCCGGAAACGGGTTCCCCAGGAACAGGATATTATAAAACTTCTTTTGGCTGCAGATCCGGAAACCGATGAAAAGAATTTGTTGATTGTTCTGCTTCATACTTTAGCCCGGATTGACGAAGTGTTACGTTTAACTTGGGAAGACATCAATTTTGAGAAACGGCTCTTAACCAAATGGACCAAGAAAACCCACGGTGGATCATATAAGGCTGTTACCGTGACCATAAACGATGAATTGTATTTCACCTTATGGAAAATGTGGCAGGATCGAAAACAAGACACTTGGGTGTTTTTCAATGAAAAAACAAATGATCGCTTTAATCATCGCCCAAAGTTCATGAAAGGGCTTTGTAAAAGAGCCGGAATAAATCCCTATTTTGGATTTCATACCTTGCGGCACCTTATGGCCTCTCTCCTGGCTGACAACCCCAAAATCTCAACGAAGACGATTCAGAATATTTTAGGTCACTCAGAAGCCCGAACAACTGAAATATACCTTCATAAACTGGATGGTGCCATAGAGGATGCTATGGATTCTATATCCGGGAGATTTGAGTCAAAAAATGAAAAACCGCAACCAGAAGCCACAACCAAAAATACAAAAAGCTCTCAGTGA
- a CDS encoding helix-turn-helix domain-containing protein, which produces MMKGSDAHNKNKLLTPSDVAELLQISENTVYKHVKKLGGFKPGGIGVWRFRQEVIYGIMEGQDPEALVLQFSVSKRNLRGQGIQNKNGSVGSSCKKKGRSKEKSDLNRHGLLDAM; this is translated from the coding sequence ATGATGAAAGGATCGGATGCCCATAATAAGAACAAGCTTTTGACCCCTTCTGATGTTGCGGAATTATTACAAATTTCAGAAAATACTGTCTATAAACATGTGAAAAAATTAGGTGGTTTTAAGCCTGGCGGTATTGGGGTTTGGCGCTTTAGACAAGAGGTAATTTATGGGATTATGGAAGGACAAGACCCGGAAGCATTGGTGTTACAGTTTTCAGTATCAAAACGAAATTTACGCGGCCAGGGGATTCAAAACAAAAACGGAAGCGTCGGCAGCTCGTGCAAAAAGAAAGGAAGAAGTAAAGAGAAATCCGATCTCAACCGGCATGGGTTACTTGACGCTATGTAA
- a CDS encoding TraX family protein has translation MIKLIAFMTMVIDHSAIFFFPEHEFVMRSLGALSFPLFAYFITQGLKYTKDLQLYIISLVTCACITQPFFNILFPDLHRLNDLYTLLFGLIILVLYERYGYHAFYLTLLLVLANVVSIYIFIVFAIYFLHHRPVYLLGVMTAFYLLVYHLSGAAYVLLGPAAVFLMYSRTTVPLPKIIQKYFYYVAYPGHFLIIILINSIRYPANT, from the coding sequence ATGATTAAACTGATTGCTTTTATGACAATGGTGATTGACCATTCGGCCATATTCTTTTTCCCGGAACATGAATTTGTCATGAGATCCCTGGGCGCACTGTCGTTCCCTTTGTTTGCCTATTTCATTACTCAGGGCCTGAAATACACCAAGGATCTCCAGCTCTATATCATTTCCCTGGTGACGTGCGCCTGTATTACCCAACCTTTTTTTAATATTTTGTTCCCGGATCTGCATAGACTCAATGATCTTTATACCTTGCTTTTTGGCCTGATCATCCTTGTCCTGTATGAGCGGTACGGCTACCATGCGTTTTATTTGACCCTGCTTCTTGTCTTGGCCAATGTCGTATCAATCTATATTTTTATAGTCTTTGCCATTTATTTTTTGCACCATCGGCCGGTGTACCTCCTGGGCGTGATGACAGCCTTTTACCTCTTGGTCTATCATTTGTCCGGTGCCGCTTATGTTCTGTTGGGTCCGGCTGCTGTCTTTCTCATGTACTCCAGGACCACCGTTCCTTTGCCAAAAATAATCCAAAAATACTTTTATTATGTGGCTTATCCTGGACATTTTCTAATCATCATCCTGATCAATTCAATTAGATATCCGGCAAACACTTAA
- a CDS encoding zonular occludens toxin domain-containing protein yields the protein MISCYEGLPGAGKTYDAMRKLLDNLAQGRRILTNISGPDQEEKQEIIKHFLNLEDSQLKANLVALQNHQVTEFWEHTIPGDLVIIDEAQNFFNSRDWQTKTNRAFGKWASEHRHMGVDLILITQNVERIESSVRSLVEFTYRYKKLNMFGNLVKKKYVRFCYYGPTLDQIGQKTCSYDPKIFKCYKSYFKDGTEEIGIEKPANILKHPIFYAIPIVLGLFIYFLSQSSLLSGDLFGTQSIADSIEERKQQSLTDGNQPDIPNQEPGYSGQANPLANYVLVGVINSKKIFKSKTDSSILVTQ from the coding sequence ATGATTTCCTGTTACGAAGGGCTTCCCGGTGCCGGTAAAACCTATGATGCCATGCGCAAACTGCTGGACAACCTTGCCCAGGGCAGACGCATTTTAACAAACATCTCCGGCCCGGATCAGGAAGAAAAACAGGAAATCATAAAGCATTTTCTCAATCTTGAGGACAGTCAACTCAAAGCCAATCTTGTTGCTCTCCAGAATCACCAGGTCACGGAATTCTGGGAGCATACAATCCCCGGAGATCTGGTCATTATTGATGAAGCCCAGAACTTTTTTAATTCCCGGGACTGGCAAACCAAAACAAACAGAGCCTTTGGGAAATGGGCCAGCGAACACCGCCATATGGGTGTTGATCTTATCCTTATCACCCAAAACGTTGAACGTATCGAAAGCTCTGTCAGGTCCCTGGTTGAATTCACTTATCGTTACAAAAAGCTGAATATGTTCGGCAACCTGGTCAAGAAAAAATATGTCCGGTTTTGCTATTACGGTCCGACGCTTGACCAGATCGGCCAAAAAACCTGCTCCTATGATCCTAAAATCTTCAAGTGCTACAAAAGCTATTTTAAAGATGGAACCGAAGAAATCGGCATTGAAAAACCCGCCAATATCCTGAAGCATCCTATATTCTATGCAATTCCCATTGTTCTTGGCCTATTTATTTATTTTTTAAGTCAGTCAAGCCTGTTAAGCGGCGATCTTTTTGGAACCCAGTCCATTGCAGACTCTATTGAAGAAAGAAAACAACAATCATTAACCGATGGCAATCAGCCTGACATCCCGAATCAGGAGCCGGGGTATTCCGGCCAGGCAAACCCTTTAGCGAACTATGTATTGGTGGGCGTTATTAATTCAAAAAAGATTTTTAAATCAAAAACTGACAGCTCAATTTTGGTGACCCAATGA
- a CDS encoding DUF2523 family protein — protein sequence MINKIIDFCSNFWGMLINLFNWILDGILYLLSEIFYLFLDVFFSIIETIITAIDFAQVTALSSFGDWNVLPDQILYILYKLNIAQCLTMLAAACLIRLTLNLIPAAFTRV from the coding sequence ATGATTAATAAAATAATAGATTTCTGTTCCAATTTCTGGGGAATGCTCATTAATCTGTTCAATTGGATTCTTGACGGCATCTTATACCTCCTGTCAGAGATTTTTTATTTGTTCCTGGATGTATTCTTCAGCATTATTGAAACGATCATTACAGCGATTGACTTTGCCCAGGTTACCGCCCTTTCTTCATTCGGCGATTGGAACGTTTTACCGGATCAAATTTTATACATCCTTTATAAGCTGAACATTGCCCAATGTCTTACCATGCTGGCTGCAGCCTGCCTGATCCGTTTGACCCTTAACCTTATCCCGGCAGCATTCACAAGGGTCTAA
- a CDS encoding very short patch repair endonuclease: MDVHQPQTRSYNMSRIRGKDTKPELIIRRILWSKGYRYRIHYKNLPGKPDIVFPRKKKVIFINGCFWHRHNCKYFKWPKSNQSFWKEKILRTVNRDSENYNKLISAGWGIYIIWECSIKNNLDAAIDDVMTFLSNTDDGKIINPSK, translated from the coding sequence ATGGATGTGCATCAGCCTCAAACCCGCAGTTATAATATGTCTCGAATAAGAGGGAAGGATACCAAACCCGAATTAATAATCAGACGTATACTTTGGAGTAAAGGATATAGGTATAGAATCCATTATAAAAATTTGCCTGGGAAACCCGATATAGTTTTTCCTCGGAAAAAAAAGGTAATTTTTATCAATGGTTGTTTTTGGCATAGACACAATTGTAAATATTTTAAATGGCCTAAATCTAACCAATCTTTTTGGAAGGAAAAGATTTTAAGAACGGTTAATCGGGATTCAGAAAACTATAACAAATTAATTTCTGCTGGATGGGGAATTTATATAATTTGGGAATGTTCAATAAAGAATAATTTAGATGCTGCAATTGACGATGTCATGACCTTTTTAAGCAATACGGATGATGGTAAAATTATTAATCCATCAAAATAA
- a CDS encoding response regulator has translation MTDLSLLIVEDDQTQIDSYNFNIEDFNEENDHSITVTTATNFEAAQKLIDEHDFDSAVIDLKLDTQSPDKFAGLELIELITNKARCPVIVLSANPENVPEGAKTVMTLERTTEFKTVLNTFICIKKSGLTDIMKRTGIIEKALNSIYWDNIIPNIDKWLQYTENGEDTVKPLLRLTVNHLLQLLEDGKRSLPEEMYIRPPMNQSLRTGSIIKNKEHSNAFVVLSPECDLVLRPNGKMKTDHILICGIDTNLTKLYNEEISKSGKSEGNSKKKKSVIENYIKNNQGINYHWLPETSFFTGGVIQFRDVHSCTFTEYTENFEKPEFQISSPFIKNILSRFSAYYSRQGQPDFDFKNLAKSEFTKISAQ, from the coding sequence ATGACTGACTTGAGTCTGCTAATTGTTGAAGATGATCAAACACAGATTGACTCCTACAATTTTAACATAGAAGATTTCAATGAAGAAAATGATCATTCCATAACGGTAACAACAGCAACTAATTTTGAAGCGGCGCAGAAATTAATAGATGAGCATGATTTTGATAGCGCTGTCATTGATCTTAAATTAGACACACAATCACCCGACAAGTTTGCAGGTCTGGAATTAATAGAGTTAATCACTAATAAAGCGAGGTGCCCTGTAATAGTACTTTCAGCCAATCCTGAGAATGTGCCCGAAGGCGCGAAGACGGTTATGACGCTCGAAAGGACCACAGAGTTCAAAACCGTGCTTAATACATTTATATGCATTAAGAAATCGGGATTAACTGATATTATGAAGAGGACCGGTATTATAGAAAAGGCTTTAAATTCTATATACTGGGATAACATTATTCCAAATATTGATAAATGGTTACAATATACAGAAAACGGGGAAGATACCGTTAAACCGTTATTAAGGTTAACAGTAAATCATTTGCTTCAACTCTTAGAAGACGGAAAGAGAAGTCTTCCTGAAGAGATGTATATTCGCCCACCAATGAATCAAAGCCTAAGGACAGGAAGTATTATTAAAAATAAAGAACACAGTAATGCTTTTGTTGTTTTGAGTCCGGAATGTGATCTCGTTTTAAGACCAAATGGGAAAATGAAAACAGATCATATTCTGATTTGTGGAATTGATACTAATTTAACTAAATTATATAATGAGGAAATTAGTAAATCAGGTAAATCTGAAGGGAATTCGAAAAAGAAAAAATCGGTTATAGAAAATTATATTAAAAATAATCAAGGCATTAATTATCATTGGTTGCCAGAAACTTCTTTTTTCACTGGTGGAGTTATTCAATTTAGAGATGTCCATAGCTGTACGTTTACGGAATACACAGAAAATTTTGAAAAGCCCGAGTTTCAGATCTCTTCTCCATTTATTAAAAATATTCTTAGTAGATTTTCAGCTTATTATTCCAGACAAGGACAACCTGATTTTGACTTTAAAAATCTTGCGAAATCAGAATTTACAAAAATTTCAGCCCAATAA